Proteins co-encoded in one Zerene cesonia ecotype Mississippi chromosome 3, Zerene_cesonia_1.1, whole genome shotgun sequence genomic window:
- the LOC119839452 gene encoding protamine-2, with protein sequence MSGGYSGGMEPEGDQDRKISDDVVTFLRKRSDHDAPRYAARVKTYLEMSRKRRRATEARRNSEHDKTSAKKKGDTEQNDKNAEKSDLRGNDDDRLSKRHGEKCIHRGRSVSRTGSEPADACCRRRRRRRSCRVSGHETLCCRRRRRRSCRRRRRRSRSRRRRRRSCRRRRRRRRRRRRR encoded by the exons ATGTCGGGGGGCTACAGCGGCGGTATGGAGCCCGAGGGAGACCAGGATAGGAAGATCAGCGACGATGTGGTGACCTTCCTGCGCAAGCGCAGCGACCATGACGCGCCGCGGTACGCCGCCAGGGTCAAGACGTATTTGGAGATGAGTCGGAA gcGTCGCCGGGCAACTGAAGCGCGCCGCAACTCTGAACACGATAAGACCTCCGCTAAGAAAAAGGGTGATACTGAACAAAACGACAAGAATGCTGAGAAGTC TGACTTGCGCGGTAATGATGATGATCGTCTTAGTAAGAG GCACGGCGAAAAGTGCATTCACCGCGGCCGTTCAGTGTCGCGCACGGGCTCGGAGCCGGCGGACGCGTGCTGCCGACGACGTCGTAGGAGGAGGTCTTGTAGGGTTAGTGGGCACGAGACATTAtgt TGTCGCCGACGCAGGCGCCGCAGCTGCCGACGCCGACGGCGCCGCAGCCGCAGCCGCCGGCGTCGGCGACGCTCCTGCCGCCGTCGACGTCGGCGACGCCGCCGCCGTAGACGACGTTAG